A segment of the Agromyces sp. H17E-10 genome:
GCTTGTCGAAGACGTCGGTCGAGTTGAGCACCGTCCAGATGAGGAACGTCGCCACGATCGACACCACCGCGAGGCACACCGCGACGAGGAACGACAGCTTCACCGCCGACCAGAAGTCGATGTACACGAGCCGCAGGCGCACCTGCTTGGCCGGCGGGCGCTTGCTCGACTTGCGGGCCAGCTTCTCGGCGACGCTACTCATAGACGATTACTCCTCTCCCGCGGTCTCGGCCGCCTCGGTCTCGGCGGCCTCCTCCACGAGATTCCGTTCGGAATTCTTCGCGATGGCGATGATCTTGTCGTCCTCCGCGAACTTCGCGAAGACGACGCCCATCGTATCCCTGCCCTTGGCGGGGACCTCGGCGACATCGGAGCGTACCACCTTGCCGCTGGCAAGAACCACCAGCACCTCGTCGTCGCTGCCGACGATCAGCGCGCCGGCGAGATCGCCGCGGTCCTCGTTCAGCTTGGCGACCTTGATGCCCAGACCGCCGCGGTTCTGCAGGCGATACTGGCCGACCGCGGTGCGCTTGGCGTAGCCGCCCTCGGTGACGACGAACACGTACTGCGCGCCCGCGACCTCGGCTGCGGCATCCGCCGCATTCTCGGCTTCTTCACCGGAGTCGGGCCCAGAACCGGGCACGACGTTCGCCGCGAGCAGTGCGTCGCCCTCACGGAAGGCCATGCCCTTGACACCCGATGTCGAGCGGCCCATGGGCCGCAGCGCCTCGTCGGTCGCCTCGAACCGCAGCGACATGCCCTTCTTCGACACGAGCAGGATCTCGTCGTGCTCGTCGGCGAGCATCGCCGAGACGAGCTCGTCGCCCTCGCGCAGGTTGATCGCGATGACGCCGCGGGAGCGGTTCGTGTCGTAGGCGGTGAGGTCGGTCTTCTTGACGAGTCCGCCGCGGGTCGCGAGCACGAGGTACTTCGCCACCGCGTAGTCGCGGATGTCGAGGATCTCGGCGATCTCCTCGTCGGGCTGCATCTCGAGCAGGTTCGCGACGTGCTGGCCCTTCGCGTCGCGGCCGGCCTCCTGGATCTCGTAGGCCTTCGCGCGGTACACGCGGCCCATGTTCGTGAAGAACAGCAGCCAATGGTGCGTCGTCGTGACGAAGAAGTGGTCGACCACGTCGTCGGCGCGCAGCTGCGCGCCCTTCACGCCCTTGCCGCCCCGGTGCTGCGAGCGGTAGTTGTCGCTGCGCGTGCGCTTGACGTACCCGCCGCGGGTCACCGTGACCACCATCTCCTCTTCGGGGATGAGGTCTTCCACCGACATGTCGCCGTCGAAACCGGGCACGATGTGCGTGCGACGCTCGTCGCCGTACTTCTCGACGATCTCGGCGAGCTCCTCGGAGACGATCGTGCGCTGGCGCTCGGGCGTCGCGAGGATGTCGTTGTAGTCGGCGATCTTCGCCTCGAGGTCGTTCGCCTCGTCGATGATCTTCTGGCGCTCGAGCGCGGCGAGCCGTCGCAGCTGCATCGCGAGGATCGCGTCGGCCTGCAGGTCGTCGATCTCGAGCAGCGCCTTCAGGCCGTCGCGTGCGACGTCGACCGTCGCCGACGCGCGGATGAGCGCGATGACCTCGTCGAGGGCGTCGAGCGCCTTGAGGTAGCCGCGCAGGATGTGCATGCGCGCCTCGGCCTCGCGCAGCAGGTACTGCGTGCGGCGGACGATGACCTCGATCTGGTGGTCGACCCAGTGCGCGATGAAGCCGTCGATCGAGAGCGTGCGCGGCACGCCGTCGACGATCGCGAGCATGTTCGCGCCGAAGTTCTCCTGCAGCTGCGTGTGCTTGTACAGGTTGTTGAGCACGACCTTCGCGACCGCGTCGCGCTTCAGCACGATCACGAGGCGCTGGCCCGTGCGGCCCGACGTCTCGTCGCGGATGTCGGCGATGCCCGAGACCTTGCCGTCCTTCACGAGGTCGGCG
Coding sequences within it:
- a CDS encoding DUF3566 domain-containing protein, giving the protein MSSVAEKLARKSSKRPPAKQVRLRLVYIDFWSAVKLSFLVAVCLAVVSIVATFLIWTVLNSTDVFDKLNELVKDVAGTGGDLSSVLSLGNVMGFAVVASLLNLVVTTALGAILAVLYNLSVKITGGILVGFTNN
- the gyrA gene encoding DNA gyrase subunit A, translated to MQRSYLDYAMSVIVGRALPDVRDGLKPVHRRVIYAMYDGGYRPDKAFSKCARVVGDVMGQFHPHGDTAIYDALVRLVQPWSLRYPLALGQGNFGSPGNDGAAAPRYTETKMAPLALEMVRDIDKETVDFQDNYDGRTQEPSILPARFPNLLVNGSVGIAVGMATNIPPHNLREVADGAQWYLEHPEASREELQEALLQRIKGPDFPTGAQILGVKGITDAYRTGRGSITMRAVVDVEEIHGRTCLVVTELPYQVNPDNLAIKIADLVKDGKVSGIADIRDETSGRTGQRLVIVLKRDAVAKVVLNNLYKHTQLQENFGANMLAIVDGVPRTLSIDGFIAHWVDHQIEVIVRRTQYLLREAEARMHILRGYLKALDALDEVIALIRASATVDVARDGLKALLEIDDLQADAILAMQLRRLAALERQKIIDEANDLEAKIADYNDILATPERQRTIVSEELAEIVEKYGDERRTHIVPGFDGDMSVEDLIPEEEMVVTVTRGGYVKRTRSDNYRSQHRGGKGVKGAQLRADDVVDHFFVTTTHHWLLFFTNMGRVYRAKAYEIQEAGRDAKGQHVANLLEMQPDEEIAEILDIRDYAVAKYLVLATRGGLVKKTDLTAYDTNRSRGVIAINLREGDELVSAMLADEHDEILLVSKKGMSLRFEATDEALRPMGRSTSGVKGMAFREGDALLAANVVPGSGPDSGEEAENAADAAAEVAGAQYVFVVTEGGYAKRTAVGQYRLQNRGGLGIKVAKLNEDRGDLAGALIVGSDDEVLVVLASGKVVRSDVAEVPAKGRDTMGVVFAKFAEDDKIIAIAKNSERNLVEEAAETEAAETAGEE